A genomic segment from Veillonellaceae bacterium encodes:
- the ilvN gene encoding acetolactate synthase small subunit has product MKKRMISVLVSNQPGVLMRVAGLISRRGHNIDTLAVGETEDPRYSRISIVLQADDSMTKQIIKQLAKLIEVVTVGELPIDGAMVTGIALIKVRSVNQWELYELIELFRVKVVDSTADAVTFEVTGDEDRIHTVLERLRPFGILEMVRTGMLGLQRGGQTLQTGNPKRDTQNPYYWVNNQFADAVGAI; this is encoded by the coding sequence GTGAAGAAGAGGATGATTTCCGTACTTGTCAGCAACCAGCCGGGGGTCTTGATGCGAGTGGCAGGTTTAATATCGCGCCGGGGCCATAATATTGACACTTTGGCAGTCGGCGAAACTGAGGATCCCCGTTACTCGCGAATTTCCATTGTCCTGCAGGCCGATGATTCGATGACAAAGCAAATTATTAAACAGCTTGCCAAGCTTATTGAAGTGGTTACAGTAGGAGAGCTGCCAATCGATGGCGCAATGGTAACAGGGATTGCCTTGATTAAAGTCCGTAGTGTAAATCAATGGGAGCTTTATGAATTAATCGAATTATTCCGGGTAAAAGTTGTTGATTCAACGGCAGATGCAGTTACCTTCGAGGTAACCGGCGATGAGGACAGAATTCACACTGTTCTTGAGCGGCTGAGACCATTCGGAATTTTAGAGATGGTCCGTACCGGGATGCTCGGGCTTCAGCGGGGCGGCCAAACCTTACAAACCGGAAATCCAAAGCGGGACACTCAAAATCCCTATTATTGGGTAAATAACCAATTTGCAGATGCTGTTGGCGCAATTTAA
- a CDS encoding glycosyltransferase, with protein sequence MRVLFLENHHIWIYGLPNGFRDAGHEVLITGIEREDTITEKISQFKPDLALMLGWTEQHVAAKRKWIRKCISTEDIPLIYWATEDPIHSQVLTVPFIMQARPDFVFTVSKELVAYYEKLGFPAAHLDFGYHPSVHKRTEKMDEYSCRLAVVANAYPGVIKVYPDFFRLESLAILIVPLLKAGLRIDFWGVRWHEMDDILGVKLPREFLHGYLPYEEAYKVYNSADIVIGLQNTKTQVTMRTYEILGSGGFLLTSATPAVNELFESGKQLIAVASPEETLAMVQFYLDRPDEREAIRKQGQAAVAGHSYRHRAESIIAALKARKII encoded by the coding sequence TTGCGGGTTTTGTTTTTAGAAAATCATCATATCTGGATCTATGGCTTACCCAATGGCTTTCGTGATGCAGGACATGAAGTCCTGATTACAGGCATAGAGCGGGAAGATACAATTACCGAAAAAATTAGCCAGTTTAAGCCCGATCTGGCGTTAATGCTTGGCTGGACGGAGCAGCATGTGGCGGCCAAGCGAAAGTGGATAAGGAAATGTATCTCAACCGAAGATATCCCGCTAATTTACTGGGCCACCGAGGACCCAATCCACAGTCAGGTATTAACTGTGCCCTTTATTATGCAGGCTCGGCCTGATTTTGTTTTTACTGTAAGTAAAGAATTGGTCGCTTATTATGAGAAATTGGGATTCCCGGCGGCTCACCTGGACTTCGGTTATCATCCCAGTGTGCATAAGCGGACTGAAAAGATGGATGAATATAGCTGCCGCCTGGCGGTTGTGGCCAACGCCTATCCGGGAGTTATTAAGGTATATCCCGACTTTTTTCGCTTAGAATCTTTAGCCATTTTAATAGTTCCGCTGCTAAAAGCAGGACTTAGGATTGATTTTTGGGGAGTTCGCTGGCATGAAATGGATGATATTTTGGGTGTTAAGCTGCCCCGTGAATTTTTGCATGGTTATTTGCCATATGAGGAGGCCTACAAAGTCTATAATTCAGCCGATATTGTAATCGGTCTACAGAATACAAAAACGCAGGTCACGATGAGAACCTATGAAATTCTCGGTTCCGGCGGCTTCCTGCTTACGTCGGCTACACCTGCTGTTAATGAGTTGTTTGAAAGCGGCAAACAGCTTATTGCGGTTGCCTCACCGGAAGAAACGCTCGCCATGGTACAGTTTTATCTAGACCGTCCTGACGAGCGGGAGGCGATTCGAAAGCAAGGTCAGGCGGCTGTAGCAGGACATAGTTATCGACATCGGGCGGAATCAATAATCGCGGCCTTAAAAGCAAGGAAAATTATATAA
- a CDS encoding glycosyltransferase family 4 protein: MSIPKTPHHCKLERQFVSEFGIYTCALASFFAKHTPEFAYFLAQHLKTADFVFLSHPYLVYELEQTDCHKAVIICDAHNVEFDLHQLILPAQANYLLTDIFQTEKTACQKARLITVCSQQDADRLAALYTLTPNKFQIVPNGADIRAIPFWDRNERQQHKILQNITVPAALFIGSDFPPNLEAVNNIVKFAKALPKVRFRIAGSICNKFSGHRLPANIDMLGIVSEQQKLSLFSAADLALNPIAYGSGTNIKMFEYMAAGLPIVTTPIGARGIDGADGIHFLVCSLEAIPDKINALLGDPAAADRISAQAYELIKHRFDWRQIAERLAAILNRW, translated from the coding sequence TTGAGTATTCCCAAAACTCCGCACCACTGCAAACTGGAACGCCAATTCGTTAGCGAATTTGGTATATACACCTGTGCCCTGGCCAGCTTCTTTGCAAAGCATACACCAGAATTTGCTTACTTTCTAGCCCAACACCTTAAGACTGCCGATTTCGTTTTTCTATCCCATCCTTATTTAGTATATGAGCTTGAACAGACAGACTGCCATAAAGCTGTTATTATTTGTGATGCCCACAATGTCGAGTTTGATTTGCATCAGTTAATATTGCCTGCACAGGCAAATTATTTGCTAACCGATATCTTCCAGACAGAAAAAACTGCTTGCCAAAAAGCCCGGCTAATTACGGTCTGTTCACAACAAGATGCTGACCGCCTAGCTGCTCTTTACACACTCACCCCTAACAAGTTTCAAATTGTGCCAAACGGAGCAGACATTAGGGCAATTCCATTTTGGGATCGTAATGAACGCCAGCAGCATAAAATTCTGCAAAATATCACCGTCCCTGCAGCGCTGTTTATTGGCAGTGACTTTCCGCCTAACCTAGAGGCAGTCAATAATATCGTTAAGTTTGCCAAGGCTTTACCCAAAGTCCGATTTAGGATTGCAGGCAGTATCTGCAATAAATTTTCCGGTCACAGGCTGCCGGCTAATATTGATATGCTCGGCATAGTTTCCGAACAGCAAAAGCTTTCGCTGTTTAGCGCAGCCGACCTTGCTTTGAATCCAATTGCTTACGGTTCAGGAACGAACATTAAAATGTTCGAGTATATGGCAGCAGGCCTACCAATAGTAACCACGCCCATCGGAGCCAGAGGAATTGACGGCGCGGATGGTATACATTTCTTGGTCTGCAGTTTAGAAGCAATACCTGATAAGATAAATGCTCTCCTCGGTGATCCAGCCGCGGCTGACCGGATATCGGCCCAAGCCTATGAGCTTATCAAGCATAGATTCGACTGGCGGCAAATCGCGGAGCGCCTAGCGGCGATTTTGAACAGGTGGTGA